AATTGTATCTCTTTGATAAGCATATTACCAACATATATTCTAAATTTCTTATCTGaatgagcatatatatatatatatatatatatatatatatatcggtaGGATATTGAGggtatattttaatatgtgATATTTTGTTTAGGACTTTATTTCCTAGTTTACTAAATAGCCAGtttctaattattatttaaaaggaCCTATATGCTTAAGGCCTTCTTAATTAATTCTTGATTGTTAATATTCAGagtatttttttgggtaattatATTCTAAGCATTTTTAGATTAATTGATTTACATACTATGTTTTCTgtattcaaaatttaaaaaatgattcGGCTATGATCGTGATTCATGATGCATTAACTATGGACAACGAATTTCATCAGCACAAACACTATATGCATCGCTATTCGAAATTTTAATTGGTAGAAATTGAACTATTAGAACCTCAAAATTCGGTTACTCTGGAATCTATGCTATATAATGGATAATGACCATAAAAATATCACTATAATAAGTTTATTGTAGCCTGTCGGAGCAAGtaagtaattaattagttcttttttttactgactTTGACTAATTATGATTTATGATCTTTTGAAATGACAGCTTACCAGCAttccattattattattttttgaatttctaggGAAATCCTATGTGCCAGCAGCAAGTCATAAGAAAATCTTTTTAaatgaagcaaaagaaaagaaacattatgaaaattatatatttcataagtCAAATCATAACAGATTCATTCAGCCCATAATGAATTTGTGGCAATTGGTATTTCAGAATCTTTTATTTCTCTTCGTGCCATCCACATGAGAAAGAAGCATACTCTATTAGTTGTTGTAATGCAATGTACAATTCTTTTAATCCGAGAATGATTtgtttaggttttttttttttacgggAGATAAATTCGAATTTTGCTTACAGCTCATGTGAACACCTTGTAAATTcataaaatagataaattcGTCCACATAAATAGTACAAATGATCTAATAAAAAGTATTTTTCATGTACAATTTCTTAATCGCTCCAGCTTAATCTTACGAAGAAAACTATACAATTAGGCTCCCAGACCAATCTTATCGGGTTGGAGAACCATTTGTTTGCATAGCAGAATATCATTTTCCTAAGGGTACTTCATTTGGGTTATTATATTATTCCACTAACTTGTTGGGTGATACGAAAATcagaatttcttttatttttcctttttttcattttttttcaatttttgttttttaggAGGATGTGCTTATCAAATGCTTAGTTGTATCTGAATGATGTTTATGGAAGGTTGCAGCCACGTTTTTGAGAAGatttcctttccttctttGAGTGAAACGCAATCTTAATATGTTCATCTTTGCCCAATAAGGAAACAATTCCAATCTTTAACCCTTGGAAAATATGAACATTTTCATGTTTGCCTCATAATCGCATTTCTACCATCATATGAAAGAATAATGGATGGCATTTTAGATTCACCGCGTGTGGAGAAATTGTGTTATACATCTGTTACATATGTCACGAACAGAAAAGAAACCACACGGAAATAATTAACATACCATATGATTACATGATGATCAGGCGTTTCTCCACTCGTCTATTTCGACACCgcaatttattttgtttcgaTTTCTTGGGTTTGGATTTGAAACGAAAACCGAACAAGACCCGTGCCAAACCATATATACAGATTATAAATTCCCATTATTGTGTTAATAACAAACCAAATAGAATATTCCCTCTATTTTCAATTAGCTCAAAATGGAGTACTGATTTTCCAATGATTAGATGCATGGAATGGTTACCAGGAACTCAAACTAAATTTTCGGGCAGGAGAACACTGACCCACTAATCGTCGATTACTCCTCTCTTTGAAATGGTTCCTGGTTCTGGGACTTGAAAAGGTGGGGCTTTGTCCATCATTTATAAATgagtaaaataatttatgaaaGAGTGAGAGGAGGAAACGctacataaaataatttatgaaactcttcaattaatattttgtttgttctgtaatcgacaaatttttattattttgtccatattatttgtaaataggaatatataattaaagaatttcttccaaataaaaagattatgcaaaatttaaaatgaatttCTCGAaatataagatttttttttcaaattcaatatactaaatatttcataaatagaagatatcaaaattcattttgtaCACCATCTTTCTATATACTCAATCCCCACATGATATCTCTCACTCTTCGTATTCACTTTATACATGTTTCTGGATTACTGTCTCTCTAtacatatttgtatttttaataaaaaagaataaggtGGATAGTAGTAGTAGCGATCTTATTGCCCCCGCTACGCTATGTCAGAACTCTCGTGTTTCATGAACTGATCAACCACCCCACATTCGCCATCATGATTCACTTCTTTGATCTCTCACTTgtaatttacatatttattatgTCAACTTCAATTGCTATAcagtatatatagattttgaCAACCCTTTATTCTTTTATCTATATTAATTCATTCGTACGCTATAGAATTGACTAAGAAAAGGTTACCGCGAAACCTACAGATATTTCAACTAGTTAACTACAAGAGCTCGGCACGGACCGATCACTTGCACCTCACTTGCACCTACAAATTTCATTAGTAGTGCTTTAGATTGATGAACAATAGACTTCATTCAGCCTAGAAGTGGATAACATCAAATACATCGATTGCGCTTGCTCCTGGAACAGCTATGAGGGTCGAACGAAAGATAAGATTTGAAGACTTATGTTGACAGATGATGATAGATCCAATATGCAGAAATGATCGAAGTGGTCTCCTTCAGAGCCACCGCGACAAATTCTGGAAATATAATACAGTTATCACCCATAGTTCAGGCGGAAAATGTCATTCTGCACGAAGAAGCTTCCCGCCGGTGATGGAACCAAGTGAAACATCTGCAACAAAACAATAGCTCGCTCGTTATACTTAATCATCTGATCACAACGAAATGTTATATATGACTGGAATTATACAAACGTCGTTAATGAAGGGAATGGAGACCTGGCTGAATCGGAGGTGGTGTTCCTCCTCTGGTAACTGCAAGGAGCCGCTCACGAACACAACAATGCCGGCCGAGGAGGAGGGCTGGGAGTCGACGGTGCTGATATGGTGCTGGCATTTATCAAATGGGAGGTCCCTAAGCTTTGCAGAGATCTCATCTACCCCAACGATCTTCTGCCCTTCGAATGTGAGCATCGAAGTCGGGTGGTAGAGCGAGGAGAGGCTGCTCCGGTCATTGTCGAAGAGGCTGTAGTAGTGTTCTACAAATGCCTTGCTCACCACTTCCACTTGCTCTTCCATCACCACAGCACTTCGCTAATCACTCTTCCTATCGTCTCatcctctctttctccttcACGCAAAGAAGAATATTTAAGGAAGAGTCCTTGCCTGTAAAGTTGTCCTAAAGGTAAGATTCCTTTCTTCCCGGGACCAATTTGCCCTTCTCAGCTTTGAAAACTGATGCCATTTAGACGTTTCAGCTGATTCTCTAGGTTATCGGACACTAAATTCATCGGATGACCGATTACAAGTGAAGATGCTCTGCTCTTGTGGCACAGGTCCTATCTGCTCGTTTTGTCATGGCCAGTCCACGTCCATGTGACTTTGCTAGTAAAGTCTTATTCAACCGGTGGATGAGGGATTGTAGGCAGATTCTAGATGTTATGAGCTATCCCTCAAATGACGAGCTACGCTTTTGTTCGACCTACAGACTGGAAGATTATAGGCAGAATCTTGAAATTGTAAGCAAGATCAAAGGATGGATGAGGGAAAATGTTGGGACCTTGAGGAAAAATAATGGAGTGAATCGAACGGGTTGCTTTCGTACACAAAGTTGCTGTGGAGGAAACAAAAGAGATGTAGAACGATGGATGTAATTTAAACAAGAGCATAGGCTGCCCTTTAACTAGCTCTTCAAGTGTCACTTTTCTGTCCGAGCATCGagattaaaaaacaaacaatacGTGCTCTTCCGTTCCGGAAATGCTGATATGCTTCATCGGAGGGAGAAGTGATTTCAGTACTAGCAAACTAtcaatggccgaatgcgaaaGGAAAGGGAATATATGCTTTGCTTTTATGGTCGACCATCCAACCAAAAGATGGGATGCTCGCTTGCTTACAGCCACTACTCTTGAGAAAGGCAGCTTCTGTTGCTCTTCTCTTTTCATAGCCTTCAGGTAACACTGCAGAGAATCGGCCCGGATTCTGCGGCAACGTGCTTATTCCCTCATGATCGAACAGAAGTCAGCCCAAGCAGCCTCCTTCATTTATTCCCTCACCCTTTCACCTCGACGACAGTTACATTCGAACAAATGTATAATGTATTCTCCACACATATGTTTCTGTTGGAACTGCATCATTTCTGTTGATAAGAGAGAGAAACAACAAGACAATGACAAGCTTTATAGAGCCAAGAACCATTGATGGCCTTTCCTTATGAAAGGGTGGGGAAACAGGAAAGAATAGCATCACTATACAAGTTGGTCGCATTCCGTATAGGGATTTCATTCCATTTCCATTCTCCCCTGCCATAATTGCACTATGGAATCGCTCTAAAACACGAATACCTTATCTAGCAACTCCAGTcaatttcctttccatttCTATCGAACCCCACCTAGGAGATCACTCGCATACCTGAACAGTATTTATGCATGAATAGCTCCAATGGCTCATGCAACAAAATATCGGTAAATTGATCACTACCCAAAACGGGTTCAAAGGCATTCACAACCTCTTTTCTCAGTGACACAGAATGCCAAAGGGCAAGCGCAAAGATGTCTCGTTGCCAAACCGTCACTGACATCCTCTCGTACTCAACTTGCCCAGTACAGAAGAAGTTTCTTTCCCTTACATCCCACCTTGATTCCATGAAACATGGAGTGCATTGAATTCCACACTCAGCTAACATTAGTTGAGGTATATATGGAGCCGATGTGTATCTGAAACACAACACCCTAAGTCTAAGCTAACACGGAACCACTACTGAACATTTATCAACCTGTGCGTTTGGATTGAACATCAGTAAATCTTTAGGGAAGACAATGAATGTTATTAACTTAGTTTATAACTGCgacaatttcaaaaatcaaatcaCCTATCAGACATTAGACGGAGCAGTTCCTCAAACCAGAACAATCACAGCAAACCTTATGCCAAACTTCAATATTGAAGGCATCCTCATCGCAGATCAGAAAGTCCGTAATTTTTCTACACAAATAAGCTCAATTTCCATGCACTTCATTTGAAAACTGTCTCGCAATTTAGTCTTACATCTATCCATCAACTTAACTGATTGAAGACTCCACAAGATGTGTTACCCATATCTACCAGAACCGTGACGTCATGGACACATATAGCAGCGCACCGAATCACTTTAATCAACATTCAGATATCTAATCAGGTAACATCAGGGACACATACAGCGATGCACTGAATCAGTTTAATCAACATTCAGATATATAATCGGCTTCCGTCACTTGTGCTTGTCGCAATATAAGCATTGATCATATCACAGAGAAAAACAAGCGCGTATATGATATACTGAATCATGAAGTGGCCGCCTAGAAGTCTAATATGTATGTGCATCCCTAGCAAAGATCATGTGTCGAATTATTATGCTCAAATAACTATTACAAATCAGTCTCAGCAACAAAATCTTCGCCAAATCAGTCTCAGCACAATCACATTTCTCACCGGCATGAACCGAGTTACCAACTGGAAGGCCAGAATGCATGCACCCCGTATCCTGTCTTCCAATTATCCAAGTACACGACCTTTTTCACCGCCCAGAACGAGATCAAGAGAGCAAGAATCATAACAACCCGCTGAACCGCGAGATTACGAACTTTAACGAGCAGATGAGTCACGAGAGCCATCAACACCCCAACGATTGTGTACAAGAACCCCACTGCAAAGCCCTCAGCTCCGAGCTGCATCCCCGAGCCCTGATAGAAGAACACGAGCTTCGAGGGATCATTCCGATCCGCCAAAAACATGGGCATCTTCCGGATAATGTTATGCATTGTGCCCGCGACGCTGAAGAAGTAGACGAAGACTGCACCGAAGAGCCAAACTTTCTTGTCGTGGAGAAGAGTCTCCCCAGCCCAGACCCGCTTGATCATGAAAGGAGACCAGACCAAGAGGATGGCTACGATGAACATGATCTGCATCTTGGACACAATGGGGGGACGGGTGATGGGGCCAACAGAGATCTTCGTCCTAGATTCGATGAACTCGGCCATCGACTCGGCGAGCCGGGAGAAATCGCCCTGGTCCATCTGATCCGACTCTTTGAGGGACCTGACATGGGGCCCCACGAGGCGGATGTGGGGGAGGGAGTTGACGCCGAAGAGGGCGAAGCTGGACTGGGACTGCTTAAACTCAATTTCGCAGAAGAAGAGCTTAGATCGGGCAATGGGGTTGTCCTGGTTGTTGGCGATgaagga
The sequence above is drawn from the Punica granatum isolate Tunisia-2019 chromosome 5, ASM765513v2, whole genome shotgun sequence genome and encodes:
- the LOC116208352 gene encoding nuclear transport factor 2B, with the translated sequence MEEQVEVVSKAFVEHYYSLFDNDRSSLSSLYHPTSMLTFEGQKIVGVDEISAKLRDLPFDKCQHHISTVDSQPSSSAGIVVFVSGSLQLPEEEHHLRFSQMFHLVPSPAGSFFVQNDIFRLNYG
- the LOC116208351 gene encoding probable dolichyl-diphosphooligosaccharide--protein glycosyltransferase subunit 3B; this encodes MESKMLSPAALIFLFLLLCRAAADSDSDLTAELLALQSRSQSGVIHLDDHSISRFLTSQKTPRPYSILIFFDAEQLHDKPELHLTALKKEFALLSSSFIANNQDNPIARSKLFFCEIEFKQSQSSFALFGVNSLPHIRLVGPHVRSLKESDQMDQGDFSRLAESMAEFIESRTKISVGPITRPPIVSKMQIMFIVAILLVWSPFMIKRVWAGETLLHDKKVWLFGAVFVYFFSVAGTMHNIIRKMPMFLADRNDPSKLVFFYQGSGMQLGAEGFAVGFLYTIVGVLMALVTHLLVKVRNLAVQRVVMILALLISFWAVKKVVYLDNWKTGYGVHAFWPSSW